DNA sequence from the Alkaliphilus metalliredigens QYMF genome:
ATATTGTTACCCGGACACGTCTGATGAAGGCTTTATGGGATGATGAAAGCTTTGTGGATGATAATACCCTCACGGTCAATATCAATCGCTTGCGTAGAAAATTAGAAGAAATTGGACTTGAAGGATATGTAAAGACCATTAAAGGGGAAGGATATCGATTAATATGAATTTTATAGAATATGTAAAAGAAAGATGGATCACCTATTTATATATCATGCTAGCCTTCACATTCTCTCTAGTAGTTTACTTATTAGACAAAAGTTTTAATATTAGTCAGTCAAATGCCAATTATATCATGACGGGATGGGGTTTGCTATTTATGACCTTTGTAGCACTCGATTATGGGATTTTTAATTCTCGGGTAAAAAGGTTTATGCGGTATTGTGATTTAAAGGCTTCTTTTGAGGAGTTGGATGACTTTGCATATCCTACAGATAAGATATATGCAGCACTTGTACATAACTTAGTAGTGGAGTATGAACAGTACAAGGCGGATATAGATACGAAAGCAACAGAGGAACTGGAATTTATTACAAAGTGGATCCATGATGTGAAGGTACCCATCTCTGCTGCTAGATTGACATTAGAAAATCATGAGCATGATCTCTCTAGAGACTTGTATCAAAGTATTGATACAGAAATGTTTGCCATAGAAGAGTCAGTACAGCGGGTTTTTTATGAACTGAAAAGCAATCGATTTTATGATGACTATAAAATTCAAAAGGTGAGTACTAAAAGACTCATTGCCCATGCCCTCAAGGGATATTCAAACTTTTTTAGCTATAATAAGATCCAAATTTCCATTGAAGGAGAGATGTATCAAGTTTTGACAGATGAAAAATGGAGCGGATATATCTTATCTCAAATCATATCTAATGCTGTGAAATATACGCCATATGGTGGGCACATCATCATCAATGCAAGAAAGAATGATAATGAAATTACCTTATCGATAAAAAATAGTGGCAAGGGTATTTTAGGGAAGGATATAGGGCAAGTATTCAATAAGGGATATACATCATCAGAAAATAGAAGTGGAATGAAGGCCACGGGCTATGGATTATATTTATCAAAAAAACTGAGCAATATGCTAGGACATCGGTTAACGGCGGAATCTCAATATGGTGAATATGCCATCTTTAACTTAACATTTATCGAAAATGAAACCATACATCATGTGACGAAAATGTAAGATACACATTCAAATTGTAAGCTAATTCAATTCATCAATTCTCCATGCTAAGATATAATAATCTCATAATAAAGAACATGGAGGTTGAAAAAATGCAAATAATAAAGGCAGAAAATATCAGCAAAACATATGGAAGTAAGAAAAATGCTAAGCAATATAGGGCTCTAAAGAGCATAAGCTTTGAAGTAAATGAAGGGGAATTTATTGGTGTCATGGGGGCATCTGGGTCTGGAAAAACAACACTGCTTAACATACTAGGTAGTATTGATAAACCAACAAGCGGTAAATTTATAATGGATGGTCATGACATTGCAACACTTAATAAAAATCAGCTTGCTAAGCACAGAATGGAAAATATTGGTTTTATCTTTCAAGACTATAATTTGCTTGAAACCATGACACTTAAAGAAAATATTATTTTACCATTAGCATTGAGGGGGATCAAGGCAAATGTCATGGAGGAGAAGCTTTTTAACTTTGCCAGAGATTTAGGAATTATGGAAGTGCTAGATAAATATCCTTATGAAGTTTCTGGAGGAGAGCAGCAACGGGCTGCAGCATGTCGTGCCCTGATTACAAATCCAAAGATGATTCTTGCGGATGAACCCACAGGTAATCTTGACTCAAAATCAGGAAAAGAGCTGCTCAACCTTTTAACATTTATAAACAAAGAATATAAAGCCACGATTCTATTGGTAACCCATGATGTCTTTGCCGCAAGCTATTGTCAGAAAATCATGTTTATCCGCGATGGAGAGATACACAATGAATTGTATGCAGGAGATAATAAAAAACAATTTTTTGATGCCATTATTGATGTGATGAGTGTTATTGGAGGTGAGGAAAAGTGAATTTGACCTCATTAGCCATTCGAAACATAAAGAGGAATTTAAAAAAATATATGATGTATTTTTTTTCCCTAACATTTAGTGTATTTACGGCATATTCATTTCTTGCTTTGATTCAGAATCAACAAGTTATGACGGCTTTTACCTATGATATTAGATATCGGTCAATGCTGTCAACTTTTGGTGTCATCATCATGGTATTTGTAATGTTCTTTTTAATAAATTCCAATAACAGCTTTATAAAAGCAAGAAAGAAAGAGATTTCTACCTATGCCTTGTTTGGCATGAAAAATGGAAAGATAGGGAAGCTGCTTTTCGTGGAGACCATGATAGTTGGTTTTACAGCTCTTGTTATGGGAATAGGTACAGGTATATTCTTTTCAAAATTGACAGCAATGATTCTATTGAATATCTCCTTGGCTGCCTTTACTGGTGATATTAGCTTTACTGTGGATTTAAAGGCCATTTATACAACTATTGTGCTATTTATATCCATATTCTCTATAATGGGCTTAACAGGTCTGAGAGTGATTAATAAATTTGAATTAGTGGATTTATTTAAGGCTGATGAAATATCAGAGGGTAAGTCTGAAGGCTCAACCACCCTATTAATTTTATCCCTTATATTGATTGGGACGGGCTATTATTTAGCTGCCAGTGGCGATCCGCAGCGGGTTGTGATGGCTGCCATCCCTATATTACTTCTTGTTATTACAGGAACTTATCTATTTTTCTGGGGCGGATTACCCAAGGTTTTAAACTTGATGAAAAGGAATAAAAATAGTTACTATCAAGGTGTTAATCTCATATCTACTTCAGCATTTTCTCATAGAATGAGATCCATTGGATCTTTGATGGCCACCATTGCAGTATTATCTGCCGTTGCCACTACTGCAATTGCAACGGGATTTACACTTTACACAAATATAGAAAAAGACACATATGATACCATTGGTTATGATATATATTTCTATGGGGGGCAAGAAATAGTGATGGAGGATATATATGCCGCCTTTGAAAAAAACGGTGTTAAAATCACAGGCGAATATACTACTGATCGATACACATCAGCTCCCGAGATGGAAAGAGTGGATGTAGGTGGTAATCAGTATATATCTAGTGAAGAAAATTACTTTAGGGTATATTCTGAATCTATTTACAACAACTTAATTTCTTTATCAAAAAGTGAATTAAAGCCTACTGATATAAACCCTGGTGAAGCAATGTATGTACATCAATATATGACCACGCCAGCTATTAATAAAGGGATTGAAAATGGGATTGTGGAACAAAAATTGACTTTCTCTAATCAAGATATACAAATAACTAAGACACTGCGTTCGGGGATCCTTGCCTTTGGGGCATTGCATACCATTATCTTAAATGACGATGATTTTGATGCACTTCTTCAAAGTGGAGACATTTCAAATCTTAATGAAAATGGAACGCCTTATGATCAGGTGACTGTATTCAATTACGAAAATCCTTTGCAATCTCATGAATTAAGTGGTGAATTAACACAAATACTGTCGGGTAAAGTAGGAAGCTTTAGAATTGCATATAATCATTACACTGAGTCTCTAGAAATTTTTGGTCTCGTATGCTTTATTGGCTTTTTTATGAGTGCTGTATTTATATTGATGACAGCAAGTCTTTTATATTTTAAGCAAGTCATGGCAGCAGAGGAAGAACGACATCAATATATAATTTTAAGAAAAATTGGTATGAATAGTGAGGTTGAGAAAACGGTCATTGCCAAGAGATTACTTCCCGTTTTTTTGATTCCCCTTGTGATGGGTATTGTCCATAGTATATTTGCCATGAAGACCGCTGACACCATTGTATTTTCCAACATAATACCTGTTGAAAATTCTTATTTAACCGTTCTTGCCTTTTCAGCTGTGATGTACGGTGCATATGCAATGGTATATGGAATATTTTACTTTATAACAAAGGAACAATATTCCAAAATCGTTAGGTAGTAGATTTCTTTAGTAAAGCAAGTATTAGTAAAAGAGGAATTCATGGTTGATTATCGAAAACCATGATGAGATAGAGAAGATGTACATTAAAATATATGTTCAAATCATAGGATACAGGTAATAAAATCACGCTGGGTCTCGGACCCCGCGTGATTTCATTGGAGCGGGTTTGAACCCACCATGTACTATATATTAATCTTCAAATGCCTCGCTGACCTTCCAAACCTTCCACACATTACCCACAAGATCTGGTCCAGGCTTCAAGGTTGTTTTTCCTGGTTTCCAGCCGGAAGGGGCAACCTCTCCACCCTTTGTTTCTCTGACTAATTGAAACGCCTTGACTTGTCTGATAGACTCTTCTACATTTCTTCCCACAGGTGGTGTCAGTACTTCATATCCTTGAACGTTGCCATCTGGATCTATTATAAATCTTCCCCTTGTCTCTACGCCACTATCCTCATCATATATGCCATACATTTTTCCGATTCTGCCATCTTGGTCGGATAGCATCGGATAAGGGATATCCTTATCAATCATTTTGGATAATTCATGATCATTCCACATTTTGTGGACGAATACAGAGTCTACACTCATGGATAAAACCTGTACATCTAAGGCTTTAAGCTCTGGATATTTTTCAGCAACTGCTGAAATTTCTGTTGCTCAGACAAAGGTGAAGTCTCCTGGATAAAAACATAATAATACCCATTTTCCTTTATAATCTTCTAAACTGACATTGACAAATTTCCCCTCATGAAAAGCTGGGGCAGTAAACAATGGTGCTGGTTTTCCTACTCTTATCATATTTTGCTCCTCCTCTTTTTTCTCAGTTTTTACTGTTTCATGTACATTTTCTTCTGGTTTTGCCATCAATTCTGGCCTTACACAACCTGCTTTGATTTCTTCAGTCAAAAATACACCTCCCATTATTTTTTCAAATAGCAATCACACTCATTATAGATATTCTTGATTAAAAAATACCCATTAAATGACTTTTAAACCCAGGTAATAGGAAGAATTTTCAAAATAGCATCGTGATTCAATAAATATAAAGAGCATATGCCTAAAATGGTTGTTGACATATGCCCAAAATGGAGTATAATTAAAACCATAAAAGGCATATGCCTATAATGATAAGGGGGATTTTTACAAATGCCAAGGCCAAAAAAATGGAGAAAAGTATGTTGTTTACCGGAAAGCAATTTATTTGGACCATTAACACCACATTATCGTGACCGTGAAATCATTATGATGACCGTTGAAGAATATGAAGCGGTTCGCTTGATTGATTTAGAAGGCATGAATCAGGAAGAATGTGCTGAAAAAATGAATGTGGCTCGAACCACAGCTCAGAGGATTTATAATGATGCTAAAAAGAAAATTGCTGATGCACTAGTTAATGGGAAAATAATTAAGATTGAAGGAGGAGATTACAAGCTTTGCAGCGATAGTGAACCCATGTATGAATGTGGAGGATGCCGAAGACATAGCTGTGGTACCTAAGAAAATCCATTGATGATTGTGATGAGATCGAAATAATAGAGGAGGAATTCTAATGAAAATAGTAATGCCAGTAGATGATAAAACAATGGAAACCAGTGTATGCCAATCCTTTGGCCGTACACCTTACTTCTTAATTTATGAGACAGAGACCAAAGAACATACTTTTATTGATAATAGTGGAGCAGCTAGTCAAGGTGGTGCAGGGATCAAAGCGGCACAGGTGATTGTAGATCAAAAGGCAGAAGTATTATTGACACCAAGATGTGGAGAAAATGCAGCAGAAGTTATTAAAGCAGCCAATATTTCTATTTATAAAACCATGAACCAATCGGTTCAAAATAATATCAACGCATACAATACGGGGACGTTACCCTTGCTAACAGAAATCCATGCAGGATTCCATAATCATGGAGGGAACTAAAATAAAAATAGCAGTGCTCAGTGGTAAAGGAGGCACTGGAAAAACACTTGTAGCGGTCAACTTGGCAGCCATAGCTAAAAACTCTGTTTACATAGATTGTGATGTGGAAGAGCCTAATGGCCACTTGTTTTTTAAGCCTGAACAGCTAAAACGGCATGATATTTCTGTGAAAATTCCAGTTGTAGATGAAAAGCTTTGCACTGGATGTCGTAGCTGTGTGGCGTTTTGCAAGTTCAATGCATTGGCTTACATCAATCATAAACTGATGGTTTTTGATGAAATTTGTCATTCTTGTGGTGGTTGCAGCTTGTTTTGTCCAGAAAAAGCTTTATCCGAAAGGGAAAAGGTAATTGGAGTGGTTCAAAATGGAAAATCTGAAGATGTCAGGGTCATTTCAGGAATTATGAATGTAGGGGAAACATCAGGTGTTCCAATAATCAAAGAGATATTGAAATATGCTAATGAATATCAAGACATTACGGTAATAGACTGCCCACCGGGGAGTGCCTGCACCGTAATGGAAAGCATAAAAGATGCTGATTATTGTATTTTAGTAGCAGAACCAACTTTGTTTGGGGTTCATAATTTGAATATGGTGCATGACTTGGTAACGCTTTTTAATAAACCATATGGGGTGGTGTTGAATAAATGTGTTCAAAGCGAAAATCCAGCTGAAACCTATTGTACTGAAAAGAATATCAACGTTTTAGGTAAAATTCTTTTTGACAATGAACTGGGGACAATTAATTCCAATGGGTTAATTGCTATTAGACAGAGCGATAAATATTTCGACGTCTTCAATCAATTGCTACACAAGGTAAGTGAGGAGGTGCAACATGAAACAGTTGTTAATCCTTAGCGGCAAAGGTGGAACAGGAAAAACCACCATGGCCACAGCATTCATCAAGCTATCCAGTGCGACAGCTTACGCTGATTGTGATGTGGATGCACCAAATCTACATTTATTGATGCATCAATCCGCAAAGGCTATAGAATCTGATTACTTTGGTATGCCAAAGGCAGAAATTAATTCTCAAATATGTGTTCAGTGTGATCTTTGTAGAGAGAATTGTCGCTTTGATGCAATCAATTTCGATGATGGCTATCATGTAGACCCATTTGTTTGTGAAGGTTGTGGTGTTTGTGAAGAACTTTGTCCTGTAGGGGCAGTATCTTTAAAGCCTGAAAAAGCAGGAGATTTAATGCTATACAAAGAAGATGTTGTCTTTTCGAGGGCCCAACTAAAAATGGGCAGTGGTACCTCTGGGATGTTGGTTACGGAAGTTAAAAAAAGCATGAAGTCTGCTGCTGAGGATGCTGAGTTCGCCATCATAGACGGCTCCCCAGGAATAGGTTGTCCAGTGATTGCGTCCCTCAGTGGTGTTGATATGGTATTAATTGTTGCAGAGCCATCCATTTCTGGAATAAGGGACATGGAACGTATTATTGAAACGGCTAGGAAGTTTCAAGCAAGAATTGCTGTTTGTACAAACAAATTTGATACCAATATAGAAATTGCTGAAAGTATAGAGGCATTTTGCAAAAAAAATAATTTGCCCTTTGTTGGGAGAGTGCCATTTGACCTAGAAGCAGTAGAAGCTATTAATAAGGGGAACAGCATTATAGACAGTGATAGTACTTCAGGTTTTGCAACAAGAGTGGTTTATAAAAGAACAATGGAATTGCTTTCTAAATAAAGTTAACGAACTTATAAACGAGGAGGAAATGAATATGAAAATTGCAGTTGCAAGTGAACAAAACAAGGTAACGGGGCATTTTGGTCATTGTGAGAACTTTAATATTTACATTGCAGAGAATAGTAAGATTGTTAAGAGTGAAACTGTAGCAAATCCAGGTCATAAACCGGGATTTTTGCCAAATTTCTTAAATGATCTTGGTGTTAACGTCATCATTTCTGGTGGGATGGGCGGTGGTGCTGTTGACATATTTAATGAAAAAGGAATTGAAGTGATTGTTGGTGCAAAGGGAGAAGCGAAAAATGCAGTGGAACTCTATTTACAAGGCCAACTGAAGTCGACAGGCTCTGTGTGTCATGAACATCAACATCATGATGATTGTAGAGATTAAGAAATCCTATGATAAGTGTTGATATACCTGGACATGGTAAAATTGAAATTAAAAATTTAGTTTTAGATTATAACGGTACCTTAGCTAAAGATGGTATTCTAATCCCTGGTGTTCCAGAATTGATAGAGGATCTTTCACATTTGGTTGATTTATATGTCATAACTGCAGACACATTTGGAAGTGTTGAATTTGAAATGAAGGGACTTCCAATAACAATTATTGGGATTGAAACAAAGGATGAAAGAGAAGCAAAGCTAGGGCTCATTCAAAAACTGAGTTCAAGGGTTACGGCTTCAATAGGAAATGGCAATAATGATGCATGGATGCTTGAGGAATCAAGAATTGGAATATGTATTATAGGAGAAGAAGGATGTTCCATGAAGGCAATGAATAGTGCAAACATAATCATAAGTGATATTAAAAATGCACTTGAACTATTCATCTATCCAAATAGACTTAAAGCAACATTGAGATTTTGATTTTGGTGATTTGGAAGGAGCATATCCTGAAAATTCAGCTCTAAGTAACTTAATACATACCAGGAACTTAGATATTGAAAGTCAAATCAAAAAAGCTGGAATTTAAATTTCAGCTTTTTTGATTCGGAGTTTAAAATTTGAGTAATGAATTCATGGAGGGTCCTATTTCTGTTTGCCAGTTCTTTAGACTGAGTATATTCACAAAAACCAATATTCTGTATGTTTATCAAAATGATTGAAGGTTATTGTTTTTTAATTAATGGATAAAAATAAAATTTAATAAATTTCGTATATTTATAGCGGGTTGGGTATATTATGAATAGATCGTTACTATGGGTAAAGAAACATAAAAGGTAGATGGAAGATGAAAAAATATCGGTAAAAATTAATGTGATAATATTCAGATATATAAAGGGAAAATGTAGAAATCATAGAAGATATATAAATAGGAAAAAAGTACTAGGAGGAATTTAAATGAGTAGTGTATTCAATGGTGAAAGGATGAAGGATGGAGTCATCAAGCTGGCTTCCTTAATTAAAAAATCTAAGGACACAGTGATCCTGACTGGAGCTGGTATGGATACGGAAAGCAATATTCCTGACTTTAGAAGTGAAAAGGGATGGTGGCGGAGTATCGATCCAAGAACCGTGGCAAACATCGATACATTTTATGAAAACTATTCATTATTTCATGAGTTCTATGACATGCGATTAAGACTTTTAGTTGGCATTCAACCTCATAAAGGACACTATATTTTATCGGATTTAGAAAAAAAGGGAATGATCAGAAGCATT
Encoded proteins:
- a CDS encoding sensor histidine kinase, translated to MNFIEYVKERWITYLYIMLAFTFSLVVYLLDKSFNISQSNANYIMTGWGLLFMTFVALDYGIFNSRVKRFMRYCDLKASFEELDDFAYPTDKIYAALVHNLVVEYEQYKADIDTKATEELEFITKWIHDVKVPISAARLTLENHEHDLSRDLYQSIDTEMFAIEESVQRVFYELKSNRFYDDYKIQKVSTKRLIAHALKGYSNFFSYNKIQISIEGEMYQVLTDEKWSGYILSQIISNAVKYTPYGGHIIINARKNDNEITLSIKNSGKGILGKDIGQVFNKGYTSSENRSGMKATGYGLYLSKKLSNMLGHRLTAESQYGEYAIFNLTFIENETIHHVTKM
- a CDS encoding ABC transporter ATP-binding protein; amino-acid sequence: MQIIKAENISKTYGSKKNAKQYRALKSISFEVNEGEFIGVMGASGSGKTTLLNILGSIDKPTSGKFIMDGHDIATLNKNQLAKHRMENIGFIFQDYNLLETMTLKENIILPLALRGIKANVMEEKLFNFARDLGIMEVLDKYPYEVSGGEQQRAAACRALITNPKMILADEPTGNLDSKSGKELLNLLTFINKEYKATILLVTHDVFAASYCQKIMFIRDGEIHNELYAGDNKKQFFDAIIDVMSVIGGEEK
- a CDS encoding ABC transporter permease, with the translated sequence MNLTSLAIRNIKRNLKKYMMYFFSLTFSVFTAYSFLALIQNQQVMTAFTYDIRYRSMLSTFGVIIMVFVMFFLINSNNSFIKARKKEISTYALFGMKNGKIGKLLFVETMIVGFTALVMGIGTGIFFSKLTAMILLNISLAAFTGDISFTVDLKAIYTTIVLFISIFSIMGLTGLRVINKFELVDLFKADEISEGKSEGSTTLLILSLILIGTGYYLAASGDPQRVVMAAIPILLLVITGTYLFFWGGLPKVLNLMKRNKNSYYQGVNLISTSAFSHRMRSIGSLMATIAVLSAVATTAIATGFTLYTNIEKDTYDTIGYDIYFYGGQEIVMEDIYAAFEKNGVKITGEYTTDRYTSAPEMERVDVGGNQYISSEENYFRVYSESIYNNLISLSKSELKPTDINPGEAMYVHQYMTTPAINKGIENGIVEQKLTFSNQDIQITKTLRSGILAFGALHTIILNDDDFDALLQSGDISNLNENGTPYDQVTVFNYENPLQSHELSGELTQILSGKVGSFRIAYNHYTESLEIFGLVCFIGFFMSAVFILMTASLLYFKQVMAAEEERHQYIILRKIGMNSEVEKTVIAKRLLPVFLIPLVMGIVHSIFAMKTADTIVFSNIIPVENSYLTVLAFSAVMYGAYAMVYGIFYFITKEQYSKIVR
- the prxU gene encoding thioredoxin-dependent peroxiredoxin (Most members of this family contain a selenocysteine.), with amino-acid sequence MTEEIKAGCVRPELMAKPEENVHETVKTEKKEEEQNMIRVGKPAPLFTAPAFHEGKFVNVSLEDYKGKWVLLCFYPGDFTFVUATEISAVAEKYPELKALDVQVLSMSVDSVFVHKMWNDHELSKMIDKDIPYPMLSDQDGRIGKMYGIYDEDSGVETRGRFIIDPDGNVQGYEVLTPPVGRNVEESIRQVKAFQLVRETKGGEVAPSGWKPGKTTLKPGPDLVGNVWKVWKVSEAFED
- a CDS encoding DUF134 domain-containing protein, with translation MPRPKKWRKVCCLPESNLFGPLTPHYRDREIIMMTVEEYEAVRLIDLEGMNQEECAEKMNVARTTAQRIYNDAKKKIADALVNGKIIKIEGGDYKLCSDSEPMYECGGCRRHSCGT
- a CDS encoding NifB/NifX family molybdenum-iron cluster-binding protein; this encodes MKIVMPVDDKTMETSVCQSFGRTPYFLIYETETKEHTFIDNSGAASQGGAGIKAAQVIVDQKAEVLLTPRCGENAAEVIKAANISIYKTMNQSVQNNINAYNTGTLPLLTEIHAGFHNHGGN
- a CDS encoding nucleotide-binding protein: MEGTKIKIAVLSGKGGTGKTLVAVNLAAIAKNSVYIDCDVEEPNGHLFFKPEQLKRHDISVKIPVVDEKLCTGCRSCVAFCKFNALAYINHKLMVFDEICHSCGGCSLFCPEKALSEREKVIGVVQNGKSEDVRVISGIMNVGETSGVPIIKEILKYANEYQDITVIDCPPGSACTVMESIKDADYCILVAEPTLFGVHNLNMVHDLVTLFNKPYGVVLNKCVQSENPAETYCTEKNINVLGKILFDNELGTINSNGLIAIRQSDKYFDVFNQLLHKVSEEVQHETVVNP
- a CDS encoding ATP-binding protein; the encoded protein is MKQLLILSGKGGTGKTTMATAFIKLSSATAYADCDVDAPNLHLLMHQSAKAIESDYFGMPKAEINSQICVQCDLCRENCRFDAINFDDGYHVDPFVCEGCGVCEELCPVGAVSLKPEKAGDLMLYKEDVVFSRAQLKMGSGTSGMLVTEVKKSMKSAAEDAEFAIIDGSPGIGCPVIASLSGVDMVLIVAEPSISGIRDMERIIETARKFQARIAVCTNKFDTNIEIAESIEAFCKKNNLPFVGRVPFDLEAVEAINKGNSIIDSDSTSGFATRVVYKRTMELLSK
- a CDS encoding NifB/NifX family molybdenum-iron cluster-binding protein encodes the protein MKIAVASEQNKVTGHFGHCENFNIYIAENSKIVKSETVANPGHKPGFLPNFLNDLGVNVIISGGMGGGAVDIFNEKGIEVIVGAKGEAKNAVELYLQGQLKSTGSVCHEHQHHDDCRD
- a CDS encoding HAD family hydrolase, which gives rise to MISVDIPGHGKIEIKNLVLDYNGTLAKDGILIPGVPELIEDLSHLVDLYVITADTFGSVEFEMKGLPITIIGIETKDEREAKLGLIQKLSSRVTASIGNGNNDAWMLEESRIGICIIGEEGCSMKAMNSANIIISDIKNALELFIYPNRLKATLRF